The sequence ACGCGCGGCCCCGGTCACCGTAGCGGCCGGGAGAAAGCAAAGTGAGAGAGACTTTACGAGGCTAAAAGACGACCGCGGGAGATAGTAGCGTAACAAACGTCTGGCCCCCGGGAGAAACCACTTTCGCTCTTTTCGCCACTCGCCCGTGCGTTTTCATTCCCTCCCCGGGATAGACTTCGGCCGCGGCACGCGAAACTGCTGCTCGTACCTCGGTTTTAACGTATTATCCACCGGAAACCGGAGATTTCGCTCGCAGATAAATATTCTCGAACAAAAGAACCACAAAGTCACTCGAAAAATGATACTCCTAAGGAATTCCGTTGCCCAAGCCTGTTACGTCGTGACGTAACCTCTAATCGCACGTAACACAAAATAGATCATTTCCCTTAAGACAttctataaataacaaataaaataacaaagaaaattctaatttttctctTATAACAATTCTCAACAGCATCGGTTCTCGATAGAACGATCAAACATATATCGCCGAAACAATTTAGCGTTCCAACGATTACCGTCGTTACACAGTCGTATAGTGCGGAATTTAATGGAACAGATCAATTAAGGGTACGAATGATGTTTAGCGCGACCGATATTACACGGGTCCCCGTTTAATGGAACCCACCGACGAGCATAATAAAATCCCGTACTCACGGCAGCGTAAAGTCTATGTTTTACTCGCAACTCGGTAGTCGAACACGTGAACGATGATTACGCGTAATTGCGCTATAATGTTAATGACGTTAATGGCATTAAGAGACATTAATTATGTCCCGATcgcctgcgcgcgcgcgcgcgcgcgcgtctaaTGCCGCCCATAATCCGTCCCCGTCGCATTTTACGACAGGGGAAATGCTTTCTCGTCAGGTCAGTTTCCTACCGTGAAAATTCCGCTCGCGGTTTTTATCGCCGCGCCGGAATGCTCGTTACACGATTCCGTCGAAGAAAGAGGCTCCGCTCGGCCCTCGGACGCGGTAGAAAGTTCACTCCCGAGCGAAATTCGACGATATCGACTGCGTAATTAGCCGCTCGATGATTCGATCGCCTGGAAATAGGTCGCCGCCGGTTTTTCAACGTATCTTACGCCTGAAAGTCCTTGCCGGGAATCTAGTTTAACCCGCGCCGGCCGGCAGAAAGTGCAAAAATCGGCTGCGCGAAAAGCGCGCGGCCAATAACATGATGCGCGATGAACGTCGCGGCCTCGGTATTGTTTATTGAATCGTTACCGCGGTCGCTTAACGATCCATAAGAATCCGAACGTTCGCCGTAGCGTTTTAATGCTCGCGGTACACAACGAATCGGACATTGTTCTTTTTTTGCGCGCCGAGTTTAATTCCCTGTGAACAATCGGGGATTCGTTCCGCGGCGTTCGCGGGGGAAAGAATGGGAATATTCAGCGATTAAGTTCGTTAATCGGCGAACAGCGAGTTCAAGGACACGTCAAGGGCATCGACTTTCCGCGAAACTCGACGGTTCGTTTAATCGTAACGTTGTTCTTTCCTCTGGTTTCTTCGGTCGAGATAAAGGAGATACCGAGAGAGAAGGATCTTATTAACCTTGATGCGTCCTTGACGGTCCGTTACTTTTACCACACTGACTCCTTTCGTTGAAATGTAAATCTCGCGATTAACGAGATTCATTCAGATCTCCGATCTCGTTGCGTTCGGTTCAACGTACTCATCCTTCGATGAAATCCCCTGGGCCGAGACGCGTCTGCCCGCGTCGAAGAGATCGAGGAAAAATTGCTATATTTTTAGAAAGTGTGCGTTCGGAGGGAATTACCTTGGAACCTGCGGACGGATATTTCAGGACGCCGCCGTTTTAATGGCCGGTCTGCGCAGGTGTGCTTTAAGCGTGGCCCAGTTGTCGAGCGTCGTTCCTAGGAAATAGATTCTCGTCTCTGTATAGGGGGAGTACGAAAAGGGGTGATTAATGATCGATCGCCACCGTGTAGAGaagtgtttttaatgaaaaacgtatacaaaaaaatagattctttattaaaaataaaaattaaatagaaagcCGATCGGTGGCTTCGTTGGAAATAGAATGAAGTGCGCGTCAATGTGTGTAGAAAGTTTCGGTTTCACTGCGCGTTCTCTTGTTCGACCCGCGGTGATTGTTTGTTGTTCGTCTCGAACGAAtaatctaaccctttgcactcgggaggtgacccTCGGTCACCCGATTTCACGCGAAactgtaaaatctgatattcaaCGTTGAGCTTCGTGTAACTCGATACCTGAAACATTGGAGTAATAgcttgttcctcgatgtacttgCGATTTCCCTTCGAGATAGCTTTcgatcgtctttgtctcgtagaaaaatgttaaccctttgcacttcaaaggtgcctctcagtcactactcgattggtgcatcaaaatcgtaaaatttcgtatttaacgttgTCTTGAGTAacctgtcgatacgtgaaacgtggaaataaaataccattgttcttattttgtcaatagattcctcgttaagttgaaaagaatgtcatttatatttcataaaaataaattaaacgtttctagtgacaaatttttggagtgcaaagggttaatcttttgcggacgaagactcgaaagtacacaaagcttgcaacgtacgaagctaaattatacatcgaacgcTTAGACAATAGTAAAGAAGGGAACTATACGCTGATCAcctgctattcaagtaattgaatcattcgtttgcaattcagtgttccaaatatgaagatttcatctgatcgaaatgtcgacattcgtccgcgaagggtaaAACTAAAACACCGTTGCTCGGTTCgctcgttaacacattgcgcgccggccccgcgataatgcgggatttttagtcatttaatttctaatcctacgttcattcaacattttagatatgtgtaacaaatccaaaataaaatttacagaatCGAATTCCTTATACTCTTCTGTTAGTTAGAAATCttggtttgatcgatgtttaaccctttgaactctataggctccaatattgcaccagttatattaaatattttaatgaatcaaagaaactaccctaaaattattagattttccacacatccaaattttctactgagaaggaaaataaaaggtcgaaggaatgttatagcatttctaattttcgctaatactataaaaattaggaatactatgttatagcatttttcattttcgctagagataccataaaaattgcaattgctgataaattataaaaccatctggagtgctaagggttaaaagtgtatcgatataatcaccgacgctcgcgtttttagcaGCCGAAACTCagccggcgttcaacgtgttaaatttcaaGGTTGAGCGTTGCAGTTGAAGAGAAGAGATTCTCGAGTCGCGGCGAGGCTGCGCGTGAAGGCGATTGAAAGAAACAACCATGTCGATCGACATCATCTCGATTTATTTCCCGAATACTTCCTCAGATTGTCTACATCGTTGAAAAAACTGTCGTTTTGTACTTACAAGCGTAACGCGACACGGCTGCGTCGCGGTGGAGAACGCCGCGGAGCGGATCACTTCCGGTCGGGTCCCCCGAATGTTTCTGCCGGAAGCGTACAGTGCCGGAAGAAAGTATTGATACATCGTTCAGTCTTACTGTCGATTGACAACGGAAATTTCAGTGCAAAGGAATTCATCTTATTAACCTCCGGACGATGGACGTTTGTCGATCAGTTCTCGAACACCGATATTCTACATCATTCAAACAGGTGCAGAGAATCAATGAATTACTGTTTGAATGATTTCTGTATAAATCGCATATTCAAATGGGAACGCAAGTTAAgtataaatacataaactaaaCAGAGATTTTAAAACTCTGGGTCAAGATAGACCCGGTCATCGTCCGAGGGTTAATCATTACGAATGTTTACGCGTATGCCAATCTCAATTCTCAAACCATCACTTAAACCTGCTGCCTAATATGAGTCTTTAACGTCATTACGTTCATTTCATCGGTTGTCCAAATACGAATTTAAGAAACACAAGAAaatcgttattaaccctttgagtgccagaGGAAATTTGCATATTCAGAAATGTCAGACAATTTTAAAGCTATTTCAGATGCaagattaatagaaatttatattgaagTAAATTTTGATCTAACGTTGATGAAATTCTTATACAATACTGAAGACAAGACtttctttattactaataaaatcaaaaggaaCTCAgcactcgaagggttaaccctttgcggtcggtGTCTCCGTAGCGGGGacattttcaaccctttgcactcgaaagtttttcaatagaaatattcaacacttcgtGACGAAATATAGGtgatgtttgaaactaatttaacgataattcatagataaattaagcaacagacgtgttttatttcgatgtttcacgtaacaatgcgaagtttgatttgaaatattaaatattcaactttatagttttgttgtatcgaatcaagtggtgactgagagtcacctctcgagtgcaaagggttaatattcatgtattgaatttaaattctgTAAGGAAACTGTGAAACGCTAGATCCGACCTGCTGGAACTCTCAACAGCGAAATCTGCCGATCGCAAAGGGTCAATACAAACCGCAGCATCGCGCTCTCTCAGAAACCTCGAAAACCACGTAAACACCCGCGGTGCATTATCAATAAATATCAGCGGCGTACGAATAATTCGTTCAGTCACCGTACAACGACCAAAGATGGCGGGACCCGTCGCGCAAGCGAGCCCCCGCGTCGCGAATGGGAGTAGAATGGGGGGGAATGACAGTGGTATTAAAATATAACGTTATCAATATCAAATTACATCAACGGGGctgtaataaaaaatagaagGAGAAGCGTGACCGCGTAGCCGCCGGGCGTCCGGTGCCCGGCAGGCCGGCCGACCCGGAAGTTACATTCACTATTTACACGGAGTATCATCCATTAGCGTGCGAGTCCATCCAGCGGGAAGAGATGTCGAATCTCGTGCGCGTTCCTTGGGCGCAGCGAAAAATCATCGTCTAGGAACTTCATCGTTTTTGTCTTCGtcttctctctcgttctcggCGCCTCTCCGGTTCTTCGCTGCGTCCAATCGAGACTcgaattacaattataaattataacgtCGCCGCGTCGCTTCGCTCCGTTGCGCGAGGAAAGAAACCGTTCGCAGTCCACTCTTCGGCTTTCGATTCTCCCTCTTCGGCTGCCCTCGAACGTTTCGAACGAGGATGATCCTCGACGTAGTTTCGAACGAAGATGATCCTCGACGTGGAACGTTTCAAATGATGATACTCGACGTGGAACGTTTCAAACGAAGATGATCCTCGACGTAGTTTCAAATGATGAAGATCCTCAACGTGGAACATTTCAAATGATGAAGATCCTCGACGTGGAACGTTTCAAATGATGAAGATCCTGGACGTGGAACGTTTCAAACGAAGATGATCCTCAACGTGGAACGTTTCAAACGAAGATGATCTTCGACATAGTTTCGAACGAAGATGATCCTCGACGTGGAACATTTGAAATGATGAAGATCCTCGACGTAATTTCAAACGAAGATGATCCTCGACGTAGTTTCAAACGAAGATCCTGGACGTTCACGCGGGTTTCCTGCGAAACCGCGGGCTGACATGGGTAATTCCCGACGCGAGAAACGACGTCGTCGGTAGACAGCGATGGACCGTCGCGCGGACGTTTCGTTCCTCGCTGCAGAAGCGTTCTGTGGCGGCGGAGACGGCGCTCTTGCGTTCCCAGGGGAATCATCAAGACACGACGCACTTCTCTGTGTCCTTCTGCGCCTGGTTCGACGAGCCCGACGATGTGGGGCCGCGCTTCCTCGCGCAGGCGACGGCGTCGTTCGGTACGTACGAGATCCTGACGCCGCCGTACGCTCTCCTCGGCGGAAGCGCGTACGCCGCTGCCTCGTCGGAGCTGCTGGAAGAGCTGCAGGTCGAGCAACAGCTctccgcgtcgtcgtcgtcgccgtcgacCCTCGATTTCGATCCTCCTGCTACACCTGCGGGTGGAGATGCCGTTAGATTCTCGTCGTGTACTGAGAATTTTATATTCTCTTAGAATTGAAAGCAGCCGAGTGGTACGGTTAGAGGTAATCGTGAATACTAGgttcacggacgtttattgtggTTTATATCGATAACAAAACTTAACGTTCGTATACCTAGCGTTTGAAAATTATAggttgaaatataaataaccctttgcactcgggaggtgactctcagtcagcacttgattcgatacaacaaaactatgaagttgaatatttagtattttaaattaaacttcgtatttctatgtgaaatacttaaataaaatagatttcttgcttaatttatctgtgaatcatCGTCAAATTAGCTTCAAACGATATCGTAtatatctcgttggaaaatgttggatatttctaatgaaaaactttcgagtgcaaagggttaatgatattgaaatattacgtTGGCATtgaatcaagtgatgactgagagtcacctctcgagtgcaaagggttaataccttcACTTTCGAATAGATTTGTTGGATCAAACGAGATATCTTCCTTAGATTATTGACAATACAACAGATCGTCCCGTCAATTTCGAAAATCGTTGGCATCCAGCATCATACAGCGTCGTCTACGCAAGCACTAACCCAAGGGAAGATCACAAACTTCCCTTTGTAAGGTGTCAGGAAAAATTCGGCACTTAGGCCAGTATTCAAACGagtcttaatatttcattagctTTAATGAACAGAAAAATAGTCGGCTCACGACTGCACGAAAAATGAACACATAAAAAacgcaataaaacgaaaatacgtTCTCCATCGACGCGACTGATCCAACaagcgtttctttttttctcccccgAAATTACCGATGCGCATTTCTGCGCAATTCGAACGGGCGTCGGCGCCTCTTACACTTTATTATTCTACGCAATTGTTTACGCACCCCACGACGAAGAGCCGGCGACTTCTTCCGGCTGCAAGCTCCTCGATCGGGAGACGTTCGTCCTCGACAGCGACGCCGGGGACGGCGACGGCGAGGACGAGGAATTCCTCTCGTTGGGGGATGAGAGGGTGACGCGGGACGACGCGACCGCGTGATCGTTCGCGTCGAGGTCACCTTGGAAGCGTACGCGTCGCGACGTCGGGGTCGGGGGATCCGTTTGGCCAGCGACCAGACTCGTCGGCGACGTCGCCGATTCCTGGGCCAAAGCGGTCGCGGAGACCGCGACGCCGGCGACCGCCCCGGTCGATGTcgacgacgccgacgccgacgctgaCGCTCCCGATGACGGCCGCGGGGGCGGGGGCAGCTCCGGCATGCTCGACGCGTGGGACGGGGCGCAATTCTGCACGCATCTCAGCGGCTCCCGGTCCCTCGCCTGCATTAGCCTGGAACATCCATTGATCGTATCGTTGTTAGCTATTTGCGGTATTTGGTATGCTTCTGGGTAATTGGGTTAGGTATTTTTCTGCTTGACCGGTTTCTGGGTAGGTTGGATTAGGTGATTTTTGTTGTTTGATTTGGTTTTGTGTAGTTGGATTAGGTGATTTTGTTGCTTGATGAATTTCTGGGTAGATTGGGTGTGTGTTTTCGttgtttcatttggttttggATAGTTCGATTAGGTGATTTTTGTGCTTGATTAATTTCTGGGTAGTTTGGTTAGGTACCTTTGTTGTTCGATTCGTTTTTGGGTAGTTCGGTTAGGTGATTTTTGTGCTTGACCGGTTTCTgggtaggttggttgggtgtttttgttgtttcattcgtttttgGATAGTTCGATTAGGTGATTTTGTTAGTTGATTAATTTCTGGGTAGTTCGGTTAGGTACCATTGTTGTCTGACTCGTTTTTGGATAGTTGGATTAGGTACTGTTGTTGCTTGATCGgtttctgtatagtttaattaggtATCATCGTTATTTGTTTCGTTTTTGGGTAGCTGGATTAGATGATTTTGGTGTTCAATTATTCACTGGGTAGTTCGGTTAAGTATTGTTACTGTTTCAATCCGTTTTAAGTAGTTGGACAAGGTAATTTTCTTACTTGATCAGTTTCTGAATAGTCTTTCCACTTTACTTTCGAACAGAAACGATAAAAACGTCTCAGTTGAAAAGAGATCCTCGAATCAATTTACCTTCCCAATTCGCTGCGATTTTCCTCCGGATGAGAGCTACGTTCCTGAAGCAGTCTCTCGAGATTCCTCTCGAGCAGTACCCGGTCAAGGCCGCCCGTCCTCGAGCCGCTGGAAGGAAAACCGTCGACGGTGAATTCTGGGCTGAGTGTGCTCTGGGTCGGTGTCGTTGCCAGGGAAGCGGACGTTTGATGATGCTTCCTGGTCATTCGGGGCGAGTTTCGTGGCGATCCGAGGGTGTGTCTGGATCCCGGTGGCGGAGGGGGCGGGGGTGGCGGCGGAGGGCTCGTAGAACCCTCGCTAGGTGGTGGCGGCCTTCGGCCAGTCCTGGAAAGTCACGATCGGAGATCGGTTAAGTCAACAAGGGAATCACGAAGGCGACGGCAATCAGTACTGTTGGGGCTGGAGACAAATATGTACTGATAAAGCATGATACTCCGCGATGTCCACGTGTAGAACAGGGTCAGAAGACATCCCCTTTCGACCCCTGTGTCAATAACCAACGTTTCACTAACGGTTCTCGATAAATCAAGGTAGCAGAGTGTTAGTCGAAGACGAGACGCTGGAACTACTTTCCTTGGATGAACTCTCCTCTACTATTGCTCGTTTCATTAGAAACGACTGGAACTGTGATCTTCGGAGTTCATCAAGCGAACTAGTTGACATAAGGATAGAACAAATACTCTCAATATACTCTGGGATTGCTAAACTTCTATTCCAAGATTCCCAGTGATCCAAAAGCTTGGAAGCTGAAGAGAAATAGCAATTTAGGATGCTTCGTTCTGTGAACCAGTTCTTGATATAAGGATCATACTCTCAGTATCCTCTAGGATTGCTAAACTTCTATTGCCAGTAATCCAAAAGCTTGGGAGCTGAGGAGAACTAGTTCTTGACACAAGGATCATAGAACAGATACTCTCAATATCCTCTAGAACTGCTAAACTTCTATCCCAAGATTCCCAGTGATCCAAAAGCTTGGAAACTGAGGAGAAATAGCAATTTAGAATGCTTCCTTCAGCTAGTTCTTGACATAAGGATCATAGATACTCTCAATATCCTCTATAATTGCTAAACTTCTATTCCCAGATTCCCAATAGTCCAAAAGCTAGGAAGCTGAGGAGAACTAGTTCTTGACATAAGGATCATAGATACTCTCAATATCCTCTAGAATTGCTAAACTTCTATCCCAAGATTCCCAGTGATCCAAATGCTTGGAAACTAAAGAGAAACAGCAATGTAGGATGCGTGTCCATTCAAGAGTCTAACTATCTTAAACAGCTCCAGAGAGTCTCAATGACAAGTACCAAAGATTTCAAATACGTGTCCATTCAAGGATCAAAAGGAGAAACAGCAACTGAGGATGCGTGTCCATTCAAGAATCGAACTGTCACAAACAGCTCTAGAGAGTCTCAATGACAAATACCAAAGATTTCGAATACGTGTCCATTCAAGGATCAAAAGGAGAAACAGCAACTGAAGATGCGTGTCCATTGAAGAATCGAACTATCGTAAACAGCTCTAGAGACCATTTCGCCGGAGCATCGAACCGCCCATCATCCTGAACGTCGACTCGCGAAAAACGCTCCGGACAGCAGCTCCCGGTAGTTTCGCCCTGAAACGGACACGTATCTTTTTCTCGTCGTCCCTGTAGATGCTATTAAAGGCGGCGTAGGAATGTCCGGGGCATTTCGATCGTGTGTACCTGAGGAAAGACGGAGGAGGCGGCGCGCCAGCGGACGAGTCGCTCGGCGTCGTCGGCGGTTCCCCCTTGCTGCACGCTATGCTGCAATAAATGGCACCTCTTCGCGGCAGGAACGGCCGTCCGAGGAGGGAGGTACGGCAAGTGGCGCAGCAGAAGCAGGCCTCGGTCGCGTGCCAGTGCTGACCCTCGTGCGACATTTGCCCCTGATCGACGCCGATCGGCTCGCCGCAGCTGTCGCAGTACTCCGCGAAGGAGGCGTCGAAGCATCGCAGACAGTACGGTCGTCCTTCTCTCATCACGTACCTTTGACCCCCGAGCTGGAACGAACATTCAGACTTTAGCTTGGCGAACGCACCGGTTCGACGCGGGGTCGTCCGATCTCGGGATGGAGAGTCAAGATGATCGTAGAGGTTCAAGATGAATGAGAGACCAGGAATTAGTTGTGTTATCGAAATATCTAGACTCTTATCGCTTGGCATGAGGCGTTTCAGAAACAGCAGTTCTTTCAGTAACAGTGCTTacaatgtttaaccctttgcactcgagaggtgatttcACGCTAAAAccatgaaatttgatatttaaccagttaactgtgtttgacgagtatacgtcatcataaagcttgacacggtacaaattctttcagcgataaattctttattttttctctaCGTGCATTcttcctgcgttcgatgagtatacgCTCCATTTTCTAtagcgcgcagaacgagaggttcttCCAAATTccacagctaactggttaatactttagaaatattgaaataaaatagctttgttcccaaTGCACGATTTCTGCTCAAATTCCACAAGATatcatctcattagaaaatgttcaaatgtctCTAACGAAgaaccgagtgcaaagggttaaacatatcGTTAAGATACAAAGAATATTCAAGAGATCTTCACAACTTTCCGTACATTATACCACGTCGCTAGCCGAGAGCAGAAATGCATTTCTTTGCGCAATGAAATGTCGATCGTCGCAAACACGTTGGCAGCGAGCGCGTTGAACGGTCCGAGTATACGAATATTTTCGTTCCCTTTTAAACGAAGGCGCACCGAGGACTTGAAAATTACTTCCGCTAGAAGTAGGCAACATTTATTTCAGGAATCTGGTTTTACAGTTGCGGAGCGAGGCGGTTAGCAGTCATTGTCCTGCGACGCAGGTTCGGAGTGCAGCGGCGGCGTGGAACGTCCGCGCTTTTTGCGTGCGCGACAATTATTTACGCCGGGCTAGCGAGGTCCGCGGAGAGTCGTTTACCCCTGAACGATTTAGCTGTCAGTCTCAGTGCCGTCCCCTTTACATCCAGCGACGGCTGTCCGCTCGCGAACAACTCGCACGCAATAATTCGTCGAATGTAGGTGTCGATAAACGTCACGCGCAGCGGCGCGGACGCTCTTCGTATCTCCGCCGCCATTGCGAACCGGACGAAAGCTCCTTATCGTCTCTGTAAACTGTCCGACGAATACACTGACGGTCAAAACTATCGGTCTCTCGTTTTTCAACCCCCTTTGCACCCGGAGATTTGTCGATAGAAATTTTTATCATTCACGAATATTAACCTGCTGCAATAtccgagcctacagagttcaaagggttaacccatcGCCGCACACTTTTGCCTTCGAAATTACAGATGTTTCTCCGCGggattactaaagaaattaatttcttaatacgcaaattgaatcgtaagtcaattgaaatgtcAATAGCTTCTTAGAGTTCCTATGTAAAAATTTGACAATAGCAATTCGATtgcccggtagttctagcgttattCCTTTTGTTTATGGTTTCGAGGGACTAATGAACGAAACGGGGAAACTTTCAGATCAGACTGCGAATAAAGGTGTCAATTTGAATTTgctaagtaataataaatttagtgAATATTCTGTCCGAATGCAGCTCACTTTTTAATATCGTCACTTCCAAAGACACCCTCTCCTCGACCAATACCAATACAGACATAATCTAATCTTATCCTATCGATTTAACAAGACACCGAGCTAAGAAATCCAGACATTGATCCAGCGAGACTCGTTCTTCaacttttgaccgacagtgtaCGCGGACACCGGTAGCCGCGTGCTAGCACCGCCAGTTACACCCCTCGTTGGCCAGCGATAATCCGGAACTACGTTTACACGTTTCTCTATTCACGTATCAATCAGTATTTAGCGTGGGTATCGATTAATGGGCTGACAGTAGATATAAAGGTGTCGCTCGCAGACTGATGAATGGAAGTCCGGCGAAACTAATTGTATTCTGTAAAGATCGACGCGCGGAATGCGAAGGCCAATCAGCGGACCCAGAGGTGAGACCTTTCGCTCGATCGGGCCGCTGATTATTAAAGCCCGACTGTCGCGAAGGAATCTCGAGCTCGGTCGCTAAAATGCTCACCAGCTGCGGCAAGATCGTTCACAATGCAAGTTTTTACGGGGATCGAGATTGACTCGACGTCTAGCCTACCATAAACCAACCGCGATCAAATCAAACGAGCGAGTAACCTCAGGCAGAAG comes from Nomia melanderi isolate GNS246 chromosome 7, iyNomMela1, whole genome shotgun sequence and encodes:
- the LOC116425078 gene encoding testin isoform X3, encoding MLSPSQDGQSNSYSHGNVVLQGAPCGQCRDLCPAGYVPHFWRKVCRSCRCPREEHQRTSTEAGGPSGLGLGPGPPMAMAMAFQSGAAGSSHQEPFKSPVQPAPPGLALQEALMHHQRHSQSDDDSGCALEEYTWVPPGLRPDQVHLYFSALPEDKIPYAGSAGERERVKQLLQQLPPHDNEARYCSGLTEEEKRELRVFAAQRKREALGRGHASQLERPHGAGCRECSRPIAAGEMAVAASRAGPSALWHPACFVCCVCRQLLVDLIYFWRDGRLYCGRHHAETLKPRCCACDEIILADECTEAEGRAWHMRHFACLECDRQLGGQRYVMREGRPYCLRCFDASFAEYCDSCGEPIGVDQGQMSHEGQHWHATEACFCCATCRTSLLGRPFLPRRGAIYCSIACSKGEPPTTPSDSSAGAPPPPSFLRTGRRPPPPSEGSTSPPPPPPPPPPPGSRHTLGSPRNSPRMTRKHHQTSASLATTPTQSTLSPEFTVDGFPSSGSRTGGLDRVLLERNLERLLQERSSHPEENRSELGRCSRRIEIEGRRRRRRRGELLLDLQLFQQLRRGSGVRASAEESVRRRQDLVRTERRRRLREEARPHIVGLVEPGAEGHREVRRVLMIPLGTQERRLRRHRTLLQRGTKRPRDGPSLSTDDVVSRVGNYPCQPAVSQETRVNVQDLRLKLRRGSSSFEITSRIFIISNVPRRGSSSFETMSKIIFV
- the LOC116425078 gene encoding uncharacterized protein LOC116425078 isoform X5, whose protein sequence is MPGRIRAPLLEVHLYFSALPEDKIPYAGSAGERERVKQLLQQLPPHDNEARYCSGLTEEEKRELRVFAAQRKREALGRGHASQLERPHGAGCRECSRPIAAGEMAVAASRAGPSALWHPACFVCCVCRQLLVDLIYFWRDGRLYCGRHHAETLKPRCCACDEIILADECTEAEGRAWHMRHFACLECDRQLGGQRYVMREGRPYCLRCFDASFAEYCDSCGEPIGVDQGQMSHEGQHWHATEACFCCATCRTSLLGRPFLPRRGAIYCSIACSKGEPPTTPSDSSAGAPPPPSFLRTGRRPPPPSEGSTSPPPPPPPPPPPGSRHTLGSPRNSPRMTRKHHQTSASLATTPTQSTLSPEFTVDGFPSSGSRTGGLDRVLLERNLERLLQERSSHPEENRSELGRLMQARDREPLRCVQNCAPSHASSMPELPPPPRPSSGASASASASSTSTGAVAGVAVSATALAQESATSPTSLVAGQTDPPTPTSRRVRFQGDLDANDHAVASSRVTLSSPNERNSSSSPSPSPASLSRTNVSRSRSLQPEEVAGSSSWGVAGGSKSRVDGDDDDAESCCSTCSSSSSSDEAAAYALPPRRAYGGVRISYVPNDAVACARKRGPTSSGSSNQAQKDTEKCVVS
- the LOC116425078 gene encoding uncharacterized protein LOC116425078 isoform X4, which codes for MAMAMAFQSGAAGSSHQEPFKSPVQPAPPGLALQEALMHHQRHSQSDDDSGCALEEYTWVPPGLRPDQVHLYFSALPEDKIPYAGSAGERERVKQLLQQLPPHDNEARYCSGLTEEEKRELRVFAAQRKREALGRGHASQLERPHGAGCRECSRPIAAGEMAVAASRAGPSALWHPACFVCCVCRQLLVDLIYFWRDGRLYCGRHHAETLKPRCCACDEIILADECTEAEGRAWHMRHFACLECDRQLGGQRYVMREGRPYCLRCFDASFAEYCDSCGEPIGVDQGQMSHEGQHWHATEACFCCATCRTSLLGRPFLPRRGAIYCSIACSKGEPPTTPSDSSAGAPPPPSFLRTGRRPPPPSEGSTSPPPPPPPPPPPGSRHTLGSPRNSPRMTRKHHQTSASLATTPTQSTLSPEFTVDGFPSSGSRTGGLDRVLLERNLERLLQERSSHPEENRSELGRLMQARDREPLRCVQNCAPSHASSMPELPPPPRPSSGASASASASSTSTGAVAGVAVSATALAQESATSPTSLVAGQTDPPTPTSRRVRFQGDLDANDHAVASSRVTLSSPNERNSSSSPSPSPASLSRTNVSRSRSLQPEEVAGSSSWGVAGGSKSRVDGDDDDAESCCSTCSSSSSSDEAAAYALPPRRAYGGVRISYVPNDAVACARKRGPTSSGSSNQAQKDTEKCVVS
- the LOC116425078 gene encoding uncharacterized protein LOC116425078 isoform X1, which translates into the protein MLSPSQDGQSNSYSHGNVVLQGAPCGQCRDLCPAGYVPHFWRKVCRSCRCPREEHQRTSTEAGGPSGLGLGPGPPMAMAMAFQSGAAGSSHQEPFKSPVQPAPPGLALQEALMHHQRHSQSDDDSGCALEEYTWVPPGLRPDQVHLYFSALPEDKIPYAGSAGERERVKQLLQQLPPHDNEARYCSGLTEEEKRELRVFAAQRKREALGRGHASQLERPHGAGCRECSRPIAAGEMAVAASRAGPSALWHPACFVCCVCRQLLVDLIYFWRDGRLYCGRHHAETLKPRCCACDEIILADECTEAEGRAWHMRHFACLECDRQLGGQRYVMREGRPYCLRCFDASFAEYCDSCGEPIGVDQGQMSHEGQHWHATEACFCCATCRTSLLGRPFLPRRGAIYCSIACSKGEPPTTPSDSSAGAPPPPSFLRTGRRPPPPSEGSTSPPPPPPPPPPPGSRHTLGSPRNSPRMTRKHHQTSASLATTPTQSTLSPEFTVDGFPSSGSRTGGLDRVLLERNLERLLQERSSHPEENRSELGRLMQARDREPLRCVQNCAPSHASSMPELPPPPRPSSGASASASASSTSTGAVAGVAVSATALAQESATSPTSLVAGQTDPPTPTSRRVRFQGDLDANDHAVASSRVTLSSPNERNSSSSPSPSPASLSRTNVSRSRSLQPEEVAGSSSWGVAGGSKSRVDGDDDDAESCCSTCSSSSSSDEAAAYALPPRRAYGGVRISYVPNDAVACARKRGPTSSGSSNQAQKDTEKCVVS